The following proteins come from a genomic window of Priestia filamentosa:
- a CDS encoding peptidase domain-containing ABC transporter, with amino-acid sequence MKKVQFIEQAEHSECGLACVAMILNHAGAQVRIQELRDKYGVPRGGYKLTDLKNMMEEFQVTTAAIKVSAEAVGDLKTPFIAFWNQKHYIVVERTKKQKILICDPATGRRWIDQQEFREKFSQIGLIVKEVGETSRFVSERKTNFLVSFLLKKFKKPLLLLCGLTMILQLFSLAVPITIQKLIDNTSFLNEFSIGAFTLSVIIVGLSYYALQTFRGLIVAMFQKSFDYELMTHFMGNMLRLPLSFFINRSTGELIFRSNLSVYIKQILTQKVVLLFVDSLFLIFYIGLMFYYSSVLTTISLMIAAVIVFVSVVNTKRIKNFVDLELIEQAKVQKSITEIIEGIETVKTTGTEKNFFDSWKENFQKQIFITQEKERFQSKFGTIPQTLQFLMPLFLLCTGLSLVGQNQVTLGTLVAFISLSGSFLNPVMSLSGVYNDMVILKSYFTKLEEVIHYPVHTSNCKEVELDSFREISLKGVEYSYSKYDKPVISQIDLQVKKGEKVAIVGPSGSGKSTVLKLLAGLIHPTKGAVYFNKIKLDDVSENTKNEKIATISQSPMVFNMSVKDNITLNKPFDYGNKEDCKKMEGVLEDSDVLSIVRHLPLGIETMVSEQGANLSGGQRQKIALARNLYRDPELHLLDEPTSALDNISERHIMKTLFKKDTTVVVIAHRLQTIKNIDRIIVMNEGEIVGDGSHDYLMKTNVYYRNLYTEEQKMEGVS; translated from the coding sequence ATGAAGAAAGTTCAGTTCATAGAACAAGCTGAGCATAGTGAATGTGGTTTAGCCTGTGTTGCTATGATTTTAAACCATGCTGGAGCCCAAGTTCGTATACAAGAGTTGCGTGATAAATATGGAGTGCCTAGAGGTGGCTATAAGCTTACAGATTTAAAAAATATGATGGAGGAGTTTCAAGTTACGACTGCTGCAATAAAAGTTTCTGCAGAAGCTGTCGGGGACTTGAAAACTCCCTTTATAGCATTTTGGAATCAAAAACATTACATTGTCGTAGAAAGAACAAAAAAACAAAAAATTCTTATTTGTGATCCAGCTACAGGAAGAAGATGGATTGATCAACAGGAATTTAGAGAGAAGTTTTCGCAAATTGGCTTAATTGTAAAGGAAGTTGGAGAAACAAGCCGATTTGTTAGCGAAAGAAAAACTAACTTTCTTGTAAGCTTTCTCCTAAAGAAGTTTAAGAAGCCACTTCTTCTTCTATGTGGATTGACGATGATATTACAGTTATTTAGCTTAGCTGTTCCAATTACAATTCAAAAGTTGATTGATAACACTTCTTTCTTAAATGAATTCTCTATTGGTGCATTCACATTGTCAGTAATCATTGTTGGGTTGAGTTACTATGCTCTCCAAACTTTCAGGGGGCTTATAGTGGCTATGTTTCAAAAATCTTTTGATTATGAGCTAATGACACACTTTATGGGGAATATGCTTAGATTGCCTCTTTCCTTTTTTATTAATCGTTCAACGGGGGAACTAATCTTTCGATCAAACCTTAGTGTCTATATTAAACAAATCTTAACGCAAAAAGTAGTTCTATTATTTGTCGATAGTCTTTTCTTAATATTCTATATTGGTCTAATGTTCTATTACTCTAGTGTACTTACTACTATAAGTCTAATGATAGCTGCTGTAATCGTTTTTGTTTCAGTTGTAAATACAAAGCGAATTAAGAATTTTGTAGACTTAGAACTTATTGAGCAGGCAAAAGTGCAAAAAAGTATTACGGAGATTATTGAAGGAATTGAAACAGTTAAAACTACAGGAACAGAGAAGAACTTTTTTGATAGCTGGAAGGAAAATTTTCAAAAACAAATTTTTATCACTCAAGAGAAGGAAAGGTTTCAATCAAAGTTTGGCACTATCCCTCAAACATTACAATTTCTAATGCCTTTGTTTCTCCTTTGCACAGGTCTATCACTAGTAGGACAGAATCAAGTTACACTTGGTACCCTTGTTGCTTTTATTTCACTATCTGGGTCTTTTCTTAATCCAGTCATGAGTTTATCAGGAGTATACAACGATATGGTGATCTTGAAATCTTATTTTACTAAACTTGAAGAGGTTATCCATTATCCCGTTCATACATCTAATTGTAAGGAAGTTGAACTAGATTCTTTTAGGGAGATCTCCTTAAAGGGAGTAGAGTACTCGTATAGTAAGTATGATAAGCCAGTTATTTCTCAAATAGATCTCCAGGTTAAAAAGGGTGAGAAAGTAGCTATTGTTGGACCAAGTGGTTCTGGGAAAAGTACGGTTTTAAAGCTATTAGCAGGGCTTATTCATCCGACAAAGGGAGCCGTCTATTTTAATAAAATAAAGCTTGATGATGTATCAGAGAATACAAAAAATGAAAAGATTGCAACAATTAGTCAATCCCCAATGGTTTTTAATATGTCTGTTAAAGACAATATTACCCTAAATAAACCATTTGATTATGGAAACAAAGAGGACTGCAAAAAAATGGAGGGTGTACTTGAAGATTCCGATGTACTTTCCATTGTGCGGCATTTACCGTTAGGAATTGAAACAATGGTTTCGGAACAAGGAGCTAATTTATCAGGAGGACAAAGACAAAAAATTGCCTTAGCGAGAAACCTATATAGAGACCCAGAGCTACATTTACTTGATGAACCAACTTCAGCTTTGGATAATATCTCAGAGAGACATATAATGAAAACTTTATTTAAAAAAGATACAACTGTCGTAGTAATAGCTCACCGCTTACAAACGATTAAAAACATTGATCGAATTATTGTGATGAATGAAGGAGAAATAGTAGGCGATGGTAGTCATGATTACTTAATGAAAACAAATGTTTATTACAGAAATCTCTATACGGAGGAACAGAAGATGGAGGGAGTATCATGA